The proteins below are encoded in one region of Planctopirus limnophila DSM 3776:
- a CDS encoding MBL fold metallo-hydrolase: MKLTVLGAAGEVTGSQHLIETSTRRLLLDCGLFQGHRAESRAKNSHFHCRPKELDAVILSHAHIDHCGNLPGLYKAGFRGPIFCTPPTAEIAAVMLRDAAKIQAEDAEHLRRHVDPRDARAIEPLYTEEHARAVCDLFETIPYGQREDVGKDVRMLFREAGHILGSAIVELDLEEQGEWKRVVFTGDLGRRGLPILRDPQLVDRCDLLITEGTYGNRIHPEAGAQELELQRIIQRTAAREGRVIIPAFALGRTQNILYYLNDLNNQNLLPRIPMYVDSPLSRELTQIYLRHLNEMDAAVQRVRQADEHPFSFPGLQFIRTPQESASLNYRKGSFVVIASSGMCESGRVVHHLKHGLADEKNTVILMGFQAQGTLGRRLQERRSPVKVLNREVEIRADIECLTGLSAHADAADFQWWFGELGKSGGCGKAVVVHSEEGPAAATASLLADVCDEPPIVPKPGEVIEF, translated from the coding sequence ATGAAACTGACTGTTCTTGGTGCTGCCGGTGAAGTGACTGGCAGCCAGCATTTGATCGAGACGTCAACGAGGCGGCTTCTGCTCGATTGTGGTCTTTTCCAGGGCCATCGTGCTGAATCCCGTGCGAAGAACAGTCATTTTCATTGCCGCCCCAAAGAGCTTGATGCGGTCATTCTTTCGCATGCTCATATCGATCACTGCGGGAATCTTCCCGGTTTGTATAAAGCGGGTTTTCGAGGGCCGATCTTCTGCACGCCACCCACTGCTGAGATTGCGGCGGTCATGTTGCGGGATGCCGCCAAGATTCAGGCGGAAGATGCGGAACATCTGCGGCGGCATGTGGATCCTCGCGACGCACGAGCCATCGAACCGTTATACACCGAAGAGCATGCCAGAGCCGTCTGTGATCTCTTTGAAACGATTCCTTATGGTCAACGGGAAGATGTGGGCAAAGATGTTCGCATGCTATTTCGAGAAGCCGGCCATATTCTCGGTTCGGCAATTGTAGAGCTCGATCTGGAAGAACAGGGGGAGTGGAAGCGCGTGGTCTTCACGGGTGATCTTGGCAGGCGCGGATTGCCGATTCTGCGTGATCCGCAACTGGTCGATCGATGCGACCTGCTGATTACCGAAGGAACCTACGGGAACCGGATTCATCCGGAAGCGGGTGCTCAGGAACTTGAACTCCAGCGCATCATTCAAAGAACTGCCGCCCGCGAAGGACGTGTGATTATCCCCGCGTTTGCGCTGGGGCGAACTCAAAACATTCTGTACTACCTCAATGATCTCAATAATCAGAACCTGCTTCCGCGGATCCCGATGTATGTCGATAGCCCGCTTTCCAGGGAACTCACGCAGATTTATCTGCGGCATTTGAACGAAATGGATGCGGCGGTGCAGCGTGTCCGGCAGGCTGATGAGCATCCTTTCAGCTTTCCGGGACTGCAATTCATACGAACACCTCAGGAAAGTGCCTCGCTCAACTATCGCAAAGGATCATTTGTGGTCATTGCTTCGAGCGGCATGTGCGAAAGCGGTCGCGTGGTTCATCATCTCAAGCATGGCCTCGCTGATGAAAAGAACACCGTGATTTTGATGGGGTTTCAGGCTCAAGGAACACTCGGGCGGCGTCTACAGGAACGCCGATCCCCTGTGAAAGTGCTGAATCGGGAAGTGGAAATTCGAGCCGACATCGAGTGTCTGACTGGCCTTTCGGCTCACGCCGATGCGGCCGACTTCCAGTGGTGGTTCGGCGAACTTGGTAAGAGTGGAGGTTGCGGAAAAGCCGTCGTGGTGCACAGCGAGGAAGGGCCAGCCGCAGCGACTGCCTCCCTTTTGGCCGATGTTTGTGATGAGCCGCCAATAGTTCCCAAGCCGGGTGAAGTGATTGAGTTTTAG
- the argS gene encoding arginine--tRNA ligase, whose protein sequence is MNLLQLLRQRLRDALVPLTPEPENFVDMLRPAGDTRFGDFQANCAMPMQKSVGKPAREIAEQIVQGLKIDDICEPATVAGPGFINLKLKESWLEQAATECAHDVQLGLEPASPSRRYIVDFSSPNVAKPMHVGHLRSTVIGHALYKVLKKLGHSVQSDNHIGDWGTQFGMIIFGYKNFRHEKAFEAAPVAELARLYRLVNQLSDYHALKSTFSEIEARVPTATKSLAEAQEQLTYAAKSGVKKSPELQQQVKKAEAELKEATEALESATKKITAVESDPELLEIAAKHPRIAEEARLETAKLHAGDPENLALWNQFLPDCLKALEGLYARFDLKFDMTLGESWYNPMLPGVLERLEKARLLTTSQGAQCVFIEGYEAPFIVRKSDGAFTYATTDLATIEYRVDSLQADAILYVVDSRQSEHFDMLFATARKLGYSNVELTHVKFGTILGEDKRPFKTRSGDTVGLESLLDEAVVRARQIVNAGDDGKPTGAELDDTTRQAIAEIVGIGGIIYADLHHSRESDYTFSFEKMLATRGDTATYMQYAYARTHGIFRKGGIDIEQLRKGKHPLRLTQPYERMLALQLVRFGEALHDVAAEYRPNVLTQYLFETANRFSTFFDECPVLKETDDSIRNSRLLLCDWTARVMKEGLGLLGIRVAEKM, encoded by the coding sequence GTGAATCTGCTCCAACTCCTCCGACAGCGACTTCGCGATGCTCTGGTTCCATTAACACCTGAGCCTGAAAATTTTGTCGATATGCTCCGGCCAGCCGGAGACACCCGCTTTGGCGACTTCCAGGCCAACTGCGCGATGCCGATGCAGAAGTCGGTCGGGAAACCCGCGCGCGAAATTGCCGAGCAGATCGTGCAGGGGTTGAAGATCGATGACATCTGCGAACCTGCCACCGTTGCCGGGCCCGGGTTTATCAATCTGAAATTGAAAGAGTCGTGGCTCGAACAGGCAGCCACAGAATGCGCCCATGATGTGCAGTTAGGCCTCGAGCCGGCGTCACCTTCACGACGGTACATTGTCGATTTTTCTTCGCCGAACGTGGCGAAACCCATGCATGTCGGCCACCTGCGTAGCACAGTCATTGGCCACGCTCTTTACAAAGTCCTGAAAAAGCTGGGGCATTCCGTCCAGAGTGATAATCACATTGGAGACTGGGGCACTCAGTTCGGCATGATCATTTTCGGGTACAAGAACTTCCGTCATGAAAAGGCGTTTGAGGCCGCCCCCGTAGCGGAACTCGCAAGGCTGTATCGACTGGTCAATCAACTTTCCGATTATCACGCCCTGAAATCGACTTTCAGCGAGATCGAAGCCCGAGTTCCCACAGCGACAAAAAGTCTGGCAGAAGCCCAGGAACAATTGACGTATGCCGCGAAATCGGGAGTCAAAAAATCTCCGGAACTTCAGCAGCAGGTAAAAAAAGCGGAAGCTGAACTCAAAGAAGCAACAGAGGCACTGGAGAGTGCCACCAAAAAAATCACGGCTGTCGAGAGTGATCCTGAACTCCTGGAGATTGCTGCAAAACATCCCCGCATTGCTGAAGAAGCCCGATTAGAAACGGCGAAGCTGCATGCCGGAGATCCCGAGAATCTGGCTCTCTGGAACCAGTTCCTGCCCGATTGCCTCAAGGCTCTCGAAGGACTCTACGCTCGATTTGATCTGAAGTTTGACATGACACTCGGTGAGAGCTGGTACAACCCGATGCTCCCCGGAGTGCTCGAGCGACTCGAAAAAGCCAGACTGCTGACAACCAGTCAGGGTGCGCAGTGTGTGTTCATTGAAGGATACGAAGCTCCGTTCATTGTTCGCAAAAGCGACGGCGCCTTCACGTATGCCACAACCGATCTCGCCACCATCGAGTATCGTGTGGATTCTTTGCAGGCCGATGCCATTCTCTACGTGGTCGATAGCCGCCAGAGCGAGCATTTCGACATGCTCTTTGCGACAGCACGCAAACTAGGCTACAGCAATGTCGAGCTGACGCATGTCAAGTTTGGCACCATCCTCGGTGAAGACAAGCGGCCATTCAAAACGAGATCTGGCGACACTGTTGGCCTCGAAAGCCTGCTCGATGAAGCGGTTGTGCGGGCTCGACAGATTGTCAATGCCGGTGATGATGGCAAGCCGACAGGTGCTGAACTCGATGATACCACCCGGCAGGCGATTGCCGAAATCGTGGGCATTGGTGGGATCATTTACGCCGATCTGCACCACAGCCGCGAGAGCGATTACACGTTCAGCTTTGAAAAAATGCTCGCCACCAGGGGAGACACTGCCACCTACATGCAGTACGCCTATGCGCGAACTCATGGCATCTTTCGCAAGGGTGGCATCGACATCGAACAGTTGCGAAAAGGGAAACATCCCCTTCGATTGACGCAGCCATACGAACGCATGCTCGCTTTACAGCTGGTTCGATTCGGTGAAGCCCTTCACGACGTGGCTGCCGAATATCGACCCAATGTTCTCACGCAGTATCTGTTCGAAACCGCCAACAGATTCAGCACGTTCTTCGACGAATGCCCGGTTCTCAAAGAGACCGATGACTCGATCCGCAATAGCCGGTTGCTGTTATGCGACTGGACAGCCCGAGTCATGAAGGAAGGGCTTGGTCTACTGGGAATCCGCGTTGCCGAAAAGATGTAG
- a CDS encoding DUF2079 domain-containing protein produces the protein MAEAIERMSKKNRGSRSPQPARSVDSSRLTGNAATWQRLPWRSSGGWLGLGMIGLAMCLRDWLGSQQMASQFVSLVTAQKISLALGGSLQRFIDPSGLKVSYDVPFASTMIISSLFVVMGWLVGGWLLPQTLEGTETSLPLAKSTGNAQPGRYSLWGKKFGQSLSWLLVWQLCWTVGLLTGWESLVGVVEANASMTLALSLACALWAWWSLGSEQSRGHEQSAQPAVPPNDTASLASSAEKSSWRSLLALTLAYSLVFISMNWALWFNLRIPHGDSAMYEEHLWNILHGKGFRSYLDQGFFLGEHLQVIHLGLLPLYSIWKSHLLLEMCETLALASGALIVFQLCLVSGAGRRAGFWLGLAYLMYFPMQFLDIEIDLKTFRPEAFGIPLLLLTLWQLELWRLGKAPIWRWLTCLLITLTVKEDYSLIFGPLGLWLMVTVGWQSSAVIPQEATSSLWQRCQQSCWRMVKTPQGIAGGILLVSSVVYLLFAVKVAIPFFRDGEGVHYARYYAEFGSSFTEIAWNMATRPDRVLGRLLNLQTLMFAISLLAPLGFLPLLSPSRLLVGVPLFGLLCLNNIAQDPRHQFHAPLVAILLWASAYGIVSGREWIQRIRARLTAAGDWSIPIRPNENYAGWQPEGLAVWGLACALQTGLWFSLSPMGVTFWDANSNWSWQQLYRPTERAAAFSKIADLIPATAKVASTDYVHPRYTHYERSYDYSKYPRKVSGYELRVPEDTDYIVIDARGPYSAIHEPSQIPEFAQYPEKWELLPDTTNGYFIVLKRRWESP, from the coding sequence ATGGCCGAGGCAATTGAGCGAATGTCGAAGAAAAACCGTGGTTCACGCTCGCCTCAACCGGCGCGATCTGTCGATTCCTCCCGATTGACTGGCAATGCAGCAACCTGGCAGCGTTTGCCGTGGCGAAGTTCCGGGGGGTGGCTGGGATTGGGGATGATTGGCCTGGCCATGTGCCTGCGGGACTGGCTTGGCAGCCAGCAGATGGCGAGTCAATTTGTCAGTTTGGTGACCGCACAAAAAATCAGTCTGGCGCTGGGAGGGAGCCTGCAAAGATTCATTGATCCCAGTGGTTTGAAAGTCTCGTATGATGTGCCGTTTGCCTCGACAATGATCATCAGCAGTCTGTTTGTCGTGATGGGCTGGCTGGTTGGTGGCTGGCTGTTGCCTCAGACTCTGGAAGGAACGGAAACAAGTTTACCTCTGGCAAAATCGACAGGTAATGCCCAGCCCGGAAGATACTCACTCTGGGGGAAAAAGTTCGGTCAAAGTTTATCGTGGCTGCTCGTGTGGCAATTGTGCTGGACAGTCGGCCTGCTGACGGGTTGGGAAAGTCTGGTTGGGGTGGTCGAGGCGAATGCTTCCATGACCTTGGCACTCTCGCTGGCCTGTGCTCTGTGGGCCTGGTGGTCACTCGGTTCTGAGCAGTCTCGGGGCCATGAACAGTCGGCACAACCGGCCGTGCCGCCAAACGACACTGCTTCGCTCGCATCATCTGCTGAGAAATCGAGTTGGCGTTCGTTGTTGGCTTTGACACTTGCCTACAGTCTGGTCTTTATCAGTATGAACTGGGCTCTCTGGTTCAATCTGAGAATTCCACATGGCGATTCGGCCATGTACGAAGAGCATTTGTGGAACATTCTGCACGGAAAAGGCTTCCGCAGTTACCTCGATCAAGGGTTTTTTCTTGGTGAACATCTGCAGGTGATCCACCTGGGGTTATTGCCTCTTTACTCGATCTGGAAATCGCACCTTTTGCTGGAAATGTGCGAGACGCTGGCACTGGCTAGTGGTGCTTTGATCGTCTTTCAATTGTGCCTGGTTTCAGGAGCTGGCCGTCGCGCGGGATTCTGGCTGGGGCTGGCTTATCTGATGTATTTCCCCATGCAGTTTCTGGATATCGAAATCGATCTCAAGACTTTCCGGCCCGAAGCATTTGGCATCCCGCTCCTCCTGCTGACACTCTGGCAACTGGAATTATGGCGGCTTGGCAAGGCGCCCATATGGCGCTGGCTGACCTGCCTGCTGATCACTTTGACGGTTAAAGAAGACTATTCGCTGATTTTTGGGCCGCTGGGCCTGTGGCTCATGGTGACTGTGGGTTGGCAGTCATCGGCAGTCATTCCACAAGAGGCAACAAGCAGTCTCTGGCAGCGTTGCCAGCAGTCGTGCTGGAGAATGGTCAAAACCCCTCAGGGAATCGCTGGTGGGATCCTGTTGGTAAGCTCTGTGGTTTATCTCCTTTTTGCGGTCAAGGTGGCGATTCCATTCTTCCGCGATGGAGAAGGCGTCCACTATGCCCGGTATTATGCTGAATTCGGCTCATCATTCACTGAGATTGCCTGGAATATGGCCACTCGTCCCGATCGAGTGCTGGGGCGGCTTTTGAACCTGCAGACCCTGATGTTTGCGATTTCTCTCTTGGCCCCACTGGGATTTCTTCCTCTGTTATCGCCCAGCCGCCTGCTGGTGGGAGTCCCGTTGTTTGGTCTGTTGTGCCTGAACAACATTGCTCAAGACCCCCGGCATCAATTTCATGCACCGCTGGTGGCCATTCTTTTGTGGGCGAGTGCCTATGGGATTGTTTCCGGTCGCGAATGGATTCAACGCATCCGAGCAAGACTGACAGCGGCAGGAGACTGGTCGATCCCCATTCGTCCCAATGAGAATTACGCTGGCTGGCAACCCGAAGGATTAGCGGTCTGGGGATTGGCCTGTGCCCTGCAAACTGGTCTCTGGTTTTCTCTTTCGCCTATGGGAGTCACGTTCTGGGATGCCAATTCGAACTGGTCGTGGCAGCAGCTCTATCGTCCCACGGAGCGGGCAGCCGCTTTTTCAAAAATTGCAGATCTGATTCCGGCCACTGCAAAAGTTGCCTCAACAGATTATGTCCATCCGCGTTATACTCATTATGAGCGATCGTATGATTACAGTAAGTATCCGCGGAAGGTGAGTGGGTACGAACTGCGTGTTCCCGAGGATACGGATTACATCGTGATTGACGCGCGTGGCCCTTACAGTGCGATCCACGAGCCGTCGCAAATTCCAGAATTTGCTCAGTATCCTGAGAAATGGGAACTCCTCCCGGACACGACAAATGGTTATTTTATTGTCTTGAAGAGACGATGGGAGTCTCCGTAG
- the rsfS gene encoding ribosome silencing factor has product MTSTKIYDETTYQQELVLQQQDSLKNACHCARLAEEFRCKDVVLLDLTKITPIADYFVIATATNLRQTAALIEEVRGIFKKRYQALPALEGGESQSWMLQDFGTVILHVFVAEARELYDLEGLWSDAPRLDWKKLLSSGAVQIS; this is encoded by the coding sequence ATGACATCCACGAAAATTTATGACGAGACCACCTATCAGCAGGAACTCGTACTGCAGCAGCAGGATTCACTGAAGAATGCCTGCCATTGTGCCCGTCTGGCGGAAGAATTCCGTTGCAAAGACGTCGTACTCCTCGACCTGACAAAAATCACGCCGATTGCCGATTACTTCGTCATTGCCACTGCCACAAATCTCAGGCAGACAGCGGCACTTATCGAAGAAGTCAGAGGGATTTTCAAAAAACGTTATCAGGCACTTCCAGCTCTCGAAGGGGGCGAAAGTCAGTCGTGGATGCTGCAGGACTTCGGTACAGTCATCCTGCATGTGTTTGTCGCTGAGGCCCGTGAACTGTATGACCTCGAAGGTCTCTGGTCTGATGCGCCGCGACTGGACTGGAAAAAGCTCCTCTCCAGTGGTGCCGTCCAGATCTCTTAA
- a CDS encoding NAD-dependent epimerase/dehydratase family protein, producing the protein MKVIVTGGAGFIGSHIVDALIARGHQPFVIDDLSSGSPKNLPQGVPLFVTDLRHGSRIREIFEEVRPDWVSHQAAQMSVSRSVREPVFDAEVNVLGLLNVFDSAAAVSAKRIVFASSGGVLYGDVSVPTAEDYPAAPISPYGISKWVGEKYLEFFARERGMQGVALRYANVYGPRQNPHGEAGVVAIFCQKLLAGQAPTINGDGKYIRDYVYGPDVALANALAMESTLPTHFDAFNIGTATPTDVNQLASCVRDQLIALRAQEGIQLNLPEMNYGPARAGDLRSSLVCPARAAAHLGWKPGFDLAQGLQETVRWFATHAAQT; encoded by the coding sequence ATGAAAGTTATCGTAACAGGCGGGGCCGGCTTCATTGGCAGCCATATTGTGGATGCTTTGATCGCCCGTGGACATCAACCATTTGTGATCGACGATCTTTCGTCAGGCAGTCCGAAAAATCTTCCTCAGGGCGTTCCACTCTTCGTCACTGATCTGCGCCATGGCTCTCGCATTCGAGAGATTTTCGAAGAAGTTCGCCCTGACTGGGTTTCTCATCAGGCGGCACAGATGTCTGTCAGTCGCTCTGTCCGTGAGCCTGTTTTCGATGCCGAAGTCAACGTTCTGGGATTACTGAACGTCTTCGATTCAGCCGCCGCTGTCAGTGCAAAACGAATTGTCTTTGCTTCTTCCGGAGGCGTACTCTACGGGGATGTCTCTGTCCCCACGGCCGAGGATTACCCCGCAGCACCCATCTCGCCTTATGGAATCAGTAAGTGGGTTGGCGAAAAATATCTGGAATTCTTCGCCCGTGAGCGAGGAATGCAGGGCGTCGCCTTACGCTATGCCAACGTTTATGGCCCCCGGCAAAACCCTCACGGTGAAGCGGGTGTCGTCGCCATCTTCTGCCAGAAACTGCTCGCTGGTCAGGCACCCACCATCAATGGCGATGGCAAATACATTCGAGATTATGTCTACGGGCCAGATGTGGCTCTCGCCAATGCCCTGGCAATGGAATCGACATTGCCGACACATTTCGACGCTTTCAACATTGGCACAGCCACTCCGACAGATGTCAATCAACTGGCTTCGTGTGTTCGCGATCAGCTCATTGCACTGCGTGCACAGGAAGGGATCCAGCTCAATCTACCGGAGATGAATTACGGGCCAGCCCGAGCCGGTGATCTGAGATCCAGCCTCGTTTGTCCCGCCAGAGCTGCTGCCCATCTGGGTTGGAAACCAGGTTTTGACCTCGCCCAGGGACTCCAGGAAACTGTCCGCTGGTTTGCGACCCATGCGGCCCAGACATAG
- a CDS encoding nucleoside 2-deoxyribosyltransferase, whose amino-acid sequence MKQGIESINLYSHQKQFAKSLSMNVLPRVYCAGPLFNSSEREEMTSIANRLNAAGYPVYLPHRDGMEFRLVLDVLIARGYEKAVAGQFLHSAIFALDVYQLVFACDAIVWNLNGRVPDEGAVSEAAMAWILGKPMIAFSDDARSLIEGRINPLLFGLVDFQKVTLIEEIVPALQAALQNYRAAGWVPAAEKPLHHLPPRVSRAVSDGAALWSLLENKPIEVSQAQHHVPDEQPQFVVGAQPVSAVDEIDNERIADCVIKLFAPERLLPMTTS is encoded by the coding sequence TTGAAGCAAGGTATTGAATCGATCAACCTGTATTCTCATCAGAAACAATTTGCGAAAAGTCTGTCGATGAATGTGCTCCCGCGAGTTTATTGTGCCGGTCCTCTGTTCAACAGTAGCGAACGCGAGGAAATGACCTCGATCGCCAATCGACTGAACGCAGCTGGCTATCCGGTCTACCTGCCTCATCGCGATGGCATGGAATTTCGCCTGGTGCTGGATGTTTTGATCGCTCGGGGATACGAAAAAGCTGTCGCTGGTCAGTTCCTCCACAGCGCAATCTTTGCACTCGATGTCTATCAACTCGTCTTTGCCTGCGATGCGATCGTGTGGAATCTCAATGGTCGCGTCCCGGATGAAGGTGCAGTTTCCGAAGCGGCGATGGCTTGGATCCTGGGCAAACCGATGATTGCCTTCTCGGATGATGCCCGCTCGCTGATTGAAGGTCGCATCAATCCACTCCTGTTTGGTCTGGTCGATTTCCAGAAGGTGACTCTTATCGAAGAGATTGTCCCCGCACTTCAAGCGGCTCTGCAAAACTATCGAGCTGCGGGCTGGGTTCCTGCTGCGGAAAAACCTTTGCACCATCTGCCACCACGAGTGAGCCGGGCTGTCTCGGATGGAGCCGCATTGTGGAGCCTACTTGAAAACAAGCCCATCGAAGTCTCTCAGGCACAGCACCATGTCCCCGATGAACAGCCCCAGTTTGTGGTGGGTGCTCAGCCTGTCTCGGCTGTTGATGAGATTGATAACGAACGCATCGCCGACTGCGTCATCAAACTCTTTGCTCCGGAACGGCTGTTACCAATGACTACATCTTGA
- the glmS gene encoding glutamine--fructose-6-phosphate transaminase (isomerizing) — translation MCGIVGYIGAKPASNYLLEGLFRLEYRGYDSAGIAVQSGDTIAVRKKTGRVGQLAELLKASPVTGTHGIGHTRWATHGQPSDNNSHPHTGGNGEVVLVHNGVIENYATLRSQLQELGYVFHSQTDTEVVAHLVAHQLEEELKLGADPDSNATYLRAVELTLKQLKGTYGLGVLFRDKPGLLIAARLGSPLVVGVGKDEHYLASDASPLVGYTDKVVYLNDHEIAMITANSLEILHRDTGSQTPHIRVLEQTASDTELGQFEHYMLKEIFEQPTSIENAFRGRLDDDEATARFGGLNLDPQELRRIDRIVLTACGTSWHAGLVGEYIIEEFARIPVEVEYASELRYRNPPMSERTMVFAITQSGETADTLAAMRECKRKGHPTLAICNVVGSSIAREADGGIYLHAGPEVGVASTKAFTSQVTVLTLLALFMGRIRHLSYPAGQRMIANLRKMPDKIRQTLECHNRVKEIARKYYTAENFLYLGRLHNFPVALEGALKLKEISYIHAEGYPAAEMKHGPIALVDEQTPSVFVVPRCQIYPKVISNMEEVRARRGPIIAIACEGDDKVAELADDVIYVPDVDEYLQPMVTSVPLQLLAYEIALLRGCNVDRPRNLAKSVTVE, via the coding sequence ATGTGCGGAATCGTCGGCTACATCGGCGCCAAGCCAGCGTCAAACTACCTGCTGGAAGGTCTGTTTCGTCTTGAGTACCGAGGGTATGACAGCGCAGGAATCGCAGTTCAATCCGGCGATACGATTGCTGTTCGCAAAAAGACGGGGCGAGTCGGTCAACTTGCTGAACTCTTAAAAGCGAGCCCGGTGACTGGCACTCATGGCATTGGCCACACACGCTGGGCGACACATGGTCAGCCTTCAGATAACAACTCTCACCCGCATACCGGCGGAAATGGTGAAGTCGTCCTCGTTCACAACGGTGTGATCGAAAACTACGCGACCCTTCGCAGCCAGCTCCAGGAACTCGGCTACGTCTTCCACTCACAGACCGATACTGAAGTTGTTGCTCATCTGGTGGCGCACCAACTGGAAGAAGAACTCAAGCTCGGTGCAGATCCCGACTCAAACGCAACCTATCTGCGAGCGGTTGAACTGACCCTGAAGCAACTCAAAGGGACTTACGGCCTGGGTGTTCTCTTTCGAGATAAACCCGGTCTGCTCATTGCCGCCCGCCTGGGAAGCCCATTAGTCGTGGGTGTCGGCAAAGACGAACATTACCTGGCCAGCGATGCCAGCCCCCTGGTGGGATACACCGACAAGGTGGTCTACCTCAATGACCACGAAATCGCCATGATCACTGCAAATTCTCTGGAAATTCTGCATCGCGATACCGGCTCTCAAACTCCTCACATTCGTGTGCTCGAACAAACCGCATCGGATACCGAGCTCGGGCAGTTTGAACATTACATGCTCAAGGAAATCTTTGAGCAGCCGACATCCATTGAAAACGCCTTCCGTGGACGACTCGACGATGATGAAGCCACGGCACGATTTGGTGGCCTGAATCTCGACCCGCAGGAACTCCGCCGCATTGACCGAATCGTGCTCACAGCCTGTGGCACGAGCTGGCATGCAGGTCTCGTGGGTGAATACATCATCGAAGAGTTTGCCCGCATACCTGTCGAAGTCGAATATGCCAGCGAACTGCGTTATCGCAATCCCCCCATGTCCGAGCGAACAATGGTCTTCGCCATCACTCAAAGTGGGGAAACTGCCGATACTCTGGCGGCCATGCGTGAATGCAAACGCAAAGGACACCCGACTCTCGCCATCTGCAACGTTGTCGGGTCGTCAATCGCCCGCGAAGCCGACGGTGGAATTTATCTGCATGCCGGCCCGGAAGTGGGTGTTGCATCGACCAAGGCCTTCACATCCCAGGTGACAGTCCTCACTTTGCTCGCACTCTTCATGGGACGCATTCGCCACCTTTCTTATCCGGCGGGCCAGCGCATGATTGCCAACCTGCGAAAAATGCCCGACAAGATTCGCCAGACGCTCGAATGCCATAACCGCGTCAAAGAGATCGCTCGAAAGTACTACACTGCTGAAAACTTCCTTTACCTGGGACGTCTGCACAACTTCCCCGTCGCGCTGGAAGGGGCTCTCAAGCTGAAGGAAATCAGTTACATCCATGCCGAGGGCTATCCTGCCGCCGAGATGAAACATGGGCCTATCGCGCTGGTTGACGAACAGACGCCCAGTGTCTTCGTCGTTCCCCGTTGTCAGATTTACCCCAAAGTCATCAGCAACATGGAAGAAGTCCGTGCCCGTCGTGGCCCGATTATCGCCATCGCCTGTGAAGGTGACGACAAAGTCGCTGAACTGGCAGACGACGTGATCTATGTGCCCGATGTCGATGAATACCTCCAGCCGATGGTGACATCAGTCCCACTGCAGCTTTTGGCCTACGAAATCGCCCTGCTCCGCGGCTGCAACGTTGATCGCCCCCGCAATCTCGCCAAGAGCGTCACGGTGGAATAG